Genomic window (Nymphaea colorata isolate Beijing-Zhang1983 chromosome 1, ASM883128v2, whole genome shotgun sequence):
AAAGTCGGACTCcgttttttcacaaaattgcGTGACTGCCATTCACCGTTTGGCACAGACTGTGCCCCCCCAACGACCCGGTCAACCGGCGGGTCAAGATTAAATTAGCAGCTTGTCCTTTCCAAAAGTTATTATGCGAGGACCCACCTATTCTTGTCATTATTTCACGCATgagcttttcttttctgaaatttcctttttgaggaagaaaatttttttttaattgagagATTGAGACCGTTTCCCTCTCTTGGAATTTAGGACTGCTTCAGAATTTGCTTCAGAATTTGAGATGATCCTATTCTTTTTTGGAGTTTAAGACTGttccaaaatttgaaatgatcATATGGTTAATCTCGTCATTTTAGTGTAGTATCTATTACAGTTTATAGTTCAAAGAAATGGTACCCACGTGAATTGAATTGATGACGGCTTTTTATTGGCCCATTAGTCCGACCAACAATGTTGCACTCTTAATGATTCAGATTAATGATTCAGATAAAAACTGTCATGCATTAGATTCATTTTCAGATTGATACTGTTCAATGATTTTGTCCCGAAATgtaaagtagattcatgaaacattgtatTACATGGcttcatgaatctactccaataTAGTTTAAGTAACCTACTTCACCCCACTTTTCGTATACGTTGAAAGACTTGTAGTTCAATCGCTcgtatgatttttttcatgtaaagTTTGCCCAAATTTATTTAAAACGAGAAGCTTCCTCACAGTGATTTGGTACAACTGATGAACTTTCATTGTGAAACGTCCAAAGAGAAAATGTGGAGTTAGGTGGCTCGTCGGCAGGTTGCTAGCCAAAGGTTTTTAATTACGCTCGGCAAATGCCGCCCCCACATCAAATGCTAGCTAAAAGAAGCAGATTGGCGTTGtgaaaaaactgaaattcaTATTGAATCTGTGAATTGAATAAAATCAGTAgctctttattttgttttcacgATTCTTTACTTTAACCAAAGTAGGAAAGAATTCAAGTTTCAACCCGATGAAGCAAAGCTGGATGATGAGGTCAGGACGTATTGATCAAGCAATTTAGTGAGTCTTTGGTGGGTAATGGAGGATTGAGTAAATGATATGAGCCGGCAGAGCAGAACCAAGGGGTCCCTGGGccctcttcaattttttttttatttgcatgtaaattttagaaaaaattactTATTGATTTTAAAAGATGATATCTCTACCTTTCAATGAccttttgatgaagaaattatTGAAGAACTTGAAATATAAAAGCTATATAGTGTATTCCAAACGACCACCATTGTTTAGGCTCCAGCACTATGTCAACACTGCAACagtttcagagagagagagagagagagagagagagagagagagagatttgggtAGATAAATTAAGATTCAGAAGAGTCCTATCGGTTGATGATGCATCTGGAAAATTGAACACTTCATTTGTTCAACTGGAAATTTAGCAACTATGATAGATACAGTATAAAGGTGTGGTTTAGGTTGGCCATGAAATTAATGGTCTACAACCAAGTTGCTAGATTTCGAACCTTCTACATGAAAATGAATctatgtatgttttttttctcaggaaaaGTGGGGACTGTGCAGGCTGAATTTGAAGTCCAGACATTTACTATGTCAATAGGCATGTGCCTTCAGAAACTGAGAACTTTTGACCTGGATGAACGCTTTTCAGTCGCACCTTTTAGGCAACCAGATAACTCTCTTCTTGGCAAGAATATGAACAGTTGCTGCACAAAAACTGTTAGAAAACATATAACAGGTTATTCCAAGTTAAAACGGTTTgggagaaggaaaatgaaaattttggatgaaaatcaGTTTTAGAGGTTAAATGGTACCAGCATCCCCAAGCATGTGATTTTCCTGCAAGAGTTTGGGATATCTGATATGAAAGCCTCCAtttattttggagttttttttccTCCGCATAGTGTACAGAATGAGACCATATTTGATATGGAATTGGAAGTTTTCGAGTATTTCCAAGCATGAACTTCcttgttttaaaatgtttcttacTGCAGAGGCAGTGATCTGTATGCCCCACTTGACAAGCACCAAGGATCTTCTGCTTAAATAAAAGCAACCAAGAGAGGACCCAGTCCAACCTCACATGCAAGTTGTACCGCAGTAATcttaaaaactaatttttttaatttctttttttttttaaaacaaagaacCCAGTGTATGATTTTCATGGcctaaaaaacttaaaatttggcTGCCGAATCATTTTAGTTGGATGTGGATTAATTCTTACAAGAAAACGGGAAAATTTTGGTATATATTCAATTATATACTGCAactgtattttattttagtaaCAAACCATCAATTTTACGTACTTGCAGATGAATTCATTGCAGCAAATtagaaaaaccaagttttatttTGGTATGCAGCCAAGAAATTTGTGTGATTCCATTGAATCGTTCTTAATTCCCGTCCGTGTTGTTTCCGAGCAGGCATGGCCATACACTTCCCACCTTTGACTCCGTCTTTTCTTCAGCATAAGCAAAATGACAGAACCACCCATAGACGAAAATGACAAATTGACCACCCTGAATTTGGTTTTCGTCTATGTGTTAGCTGATTAGCTTTTGCTCTGGGGAGCAAGTGGCATCCACTGTTCCATGTTCAACGcccaaaaaaaaactagttttagCCATTAACTGATGGCTCAATTAAATGCTACACGTACTCCAGAAGTTGGCATCTACCCCTAAGCAAGTTAATAAAAACCAGGGTCTCAACTGATCATTGGTATatgtttggcttctttcttctcctctccgATGAGAAGGCCACCATTTTCTTCCTTCGATTTATAGGGTGCCCACAAAAAATTGGAGGTAAGAAATTTTTGGGTTCTCATGGAGGATTACAGATCAAGGTCATACGCAGATGGCAGGATGGAGATAGAGGTGTATGACAGGAGCTACCCTTCTGGAATGCATGATATGAGGAGCTACAGCGCATCGTATGCACCTCAACCATATCCCAGAGAGGTGAAggcgaagaagatgaagaatcaGGGAGGTGGGGCTTCATCGGGCAGTTGGGGCTTCAATGACCCA
Coding sequences:
- the LOC116264069 gene encoding uncharacterized protein LOC116264069, whose translation is MEDYRSRSYADGRMEIEVYDRSYPSGMHDMRSYSASYAPQPYPREVKAKKMKNQGGGASSGSWGFNDPEFQRKTRVASYKMYSVEGKVKGSFRKSFRWLKDRYTRIVYGWW